The segment TTCCAGTTTTAACCTGCGGATCGCGCGCGAGGTGGTCGGGGCCGCCAACGGCATTATGCCGTTTTTGTGGAATCACCACCGGCAAGAGATTTTTCATACGTTGATCATTTCGCCTCCGCAGTGCGGCAAAACCACGCTGCTGCGGGATGTGGCCCGTCAAGTCAGCTACGGCAATTCGCCGCTGCCGAGGGGATATAAAGTGGGCATCGTGGATGAGCGTTCGGAGATTGCCGGAAGCCTGCGAGGCGTTCCGCAAAAGGATGTCGGTCCCCGGACAGATGTCCTGGATGGCTGTCCCAAGGCGGAAGGGATGATGATGCTCATCCGTTCCATGTCCCCCGAAGTGCTGGTCGTCGATGAAATCGGCGGACAGACGGATACGCGAGCGTTGATGGAAGCTGTCCATGCCGGGGTGAAGGTGATCACCACCGCTCATGGGTGGGATTATGCGGACATCTTGCGCCGTCCCAGTCTGGCCCCTTTGTTGTCACAGTGGGCATTCGAGCGGGTGGTCATTTTAAGCCGGGAAAAGGGCCCGGGTACGGTACAAGCCGTACTGGACAAGGAAGGCCAGCCTGTTGCGCCGGGTGGGAACAGAACATGAAGTGGATGGGCATGATCCTGATTCTCTTTTCCGCAACGGCACTCGGTTTTTATTACTCCAGGCGTTTTGCCGAACGGCCCCAGCAGCTCCGCCATCTGCAGGCGGCGTTTGAAATGCTGGAGACCGATGTGCTTTACCGGTTGGAAAGGTTGTCCGATTCGTTTTACCGGATCGGGTCAACCATACCGAAGCCCATCGGGCCCCTGTTTCACATCGCTGCGGAAGAGTTGGACAGGTCGGACGGGCTGCCGACGGAGCAATGTTGGGAGCGGGCGTTACGGCGAATCTGGCCGGAAACCTCTTTGAAGGAGAAAGAACAGGAGGTATTGCTCCAGTTTGGACATTCGCTGGGAAATTCCGATCGGGAAAGCCAAGTCAAACACATTCGAGCCCTCCTCCGTCACCTGCAGGTGGAAGAGGAATTGGCGCGGGAAGAGCAACTGAAGTATGAAAAGATGAGCCGCACACTCGGGTTTTTAGGCGGACTGTTTGTTGTCATCCTGTTGTTCTAAAAGAGGTGGTCGTATGTCCTTTGATGTGAGCGCCATCTTTCAGGTGGCGGGTATCGGTTTGATTATGGCGATGATTCATACCATTCTCAAACAGGCGGGAAAAGAGGAATACGCGTTCTGGGCAGGGATTATCGGATTTGTCGTGGTTTTGTTGATGGTCGCGAAAATGATCAGCGATCTGTTTCAGGAAATTCAGCGTGTATTTCTCTTTTATTAGCCGGCACATGTAAGGATGGACGGACCCTGATCCTGTCTGGAGGAGGCCCACGTGGACATCATTCACATTGTCGGAATCGGCTTGATGACCACCGTCTTGGCGGTAATACTCAGGGAACAAAAGCCGCAGTTCGCCTTTTTACTCGTGACCATTGTCGGTTTGTTCATTTTTCTGTTTCTGTTGGACAAGATTGTTCAGATTATTGATTTGGTCCGCCAGCTGGCGCAGCGGACGGAGTTAAACAACATTTTTCTGGAAACCATTTTGAAGATCATCGGGATTGCGTATATTGCCGAGTTCGGGGCGCAAATTGCCCGGGATGCCGGAGAGAATGGAATCGGGTCAAAAATCGAGTTGGCTGGAAAAGTCCTGATCCTTGTTATGGCGATACCGATTATATCCATCATTGTCGAGACGGTGCTGAAGCTGCTCCCGATATGAACATGTCACAAAAGAAGGGGAAGAGGCCCGATGAATCCGTTAAAAAAAGCTCGAACCTGGTTCCTGCTGGCGGTATTCTTCATGATCAGCCCGAGCGTTTGCGCTGCCGCCACAGCCGGTGAACCGCCAACGGAGCCACCGGTGTCCGAGTCGAACGAGTATTTGAAGCAGCAATTGGCGGCGCTGCCGACTAACGACGTAGAAGCCTTCTGGCAACGGTTGCGGCAGGAATACGGGGGTTTTCTGCCGATTCTGGAGACGCCCAGCCTGATGGAACAATTTCTTCCTGGCGGAGCGGGATTAAATCTCCAATCGGTTTGGCAGGGATTGCTGGCCTTCTTTTTTCAAGAAATCCGCCAAAACGCCCATTTATTGGGAATGATTGTCGTCTTGACGGTATTTGCGATGATTCTCGGCTCGATCCAGTCCTCCTTTGAGCACCAGACCGTCAGTACCGTCGCTTACGCCATTGTCTTTCTCTCCCTCATCGTGCTGGTGATCAACAGCTTTCGGGTGGCGATGGATTTGGCCGCGAAAACCATTTCGACCATGGTGGATCTGATGCTGGCCCTGGTTCCTTTGCTGCTGTCGCTGCTTTTGTCACTCGGCAACCTGGCATCGGCAAGCATTTTCCACCCCCTCATCCTGTTTATGGTGCACGTGATTGGCAACCTGATTGCCACGCTTGTGTTGCCCCTGATCTTTCTGGCCGGGGTGATGAATGTGGTGAGCGGATTTACAGGCAGGTACCAGGTCAGCCAGCTGGCGGATTTGCTGAACAAGCTGAGCCTCGGCGCCCTTGGCGTGCTGACCACGTTGTTTCTGTCGGTGATTTCCTTGCAAGGGCTGACAGCCTCTGTCGCCGACGGCGTGACCTTGCGAACCGCAAAATTTATTGCCGGCAATTTCGTCCCGGTCGTCGGCAAATTGTTTGCAGACGCGGCAGACACGGTGGTGGCGGCGTCATTGCTGGTCAAAAATGCGATTGGGATGGCTGGCGTGCTGACGTTGCTCTTCATCTGCATTTTTCCGGCGATGAAAATCCTGATCCTTTCGCTGATTTACAGTTTTGCCGGTGCGGTGATGCAGCCGTTGGGAGAAAGTCCCGTCACCACCTGTTTGTCACTGGTCGGCAAAAGTCTCATTCTCATGTTTGCTGCCATGGCCATCGTCGCCCTGATGTTTTTTCTCGCAATCACCGTAGTGATTGTGGCGGGGAACGTGACGCTGATGATGAGGTAGGTGCCGAAAGATGTTTCAGTTTATCAGCCAGTGGTTCCAGACGCTGATCCTGGTGATGATTCTGGCCAGCCTGATCGAAATGCTCCTTCCAAGCCGCAGCATGGAACGGTATATCCGGATCGTCCTCAGTCTCACCATCTTGATGGCCATCCTCGGTCCCGTTTTCAACGTGTTGAACAGCCGTTGGGGAGATGAGCAATGGTTTCTCGATTGGTATTCCCGAAACGGTCTTGCCTCTGTCGAATCAGGAGGCATACGGCAGGAGGCGGGAAGGATTCAAAAGATCCAGCAACAACAGGCCATTCAATTGATGGAACAGGGATTGCGGGAAGGGATTGCGCGCGAGGTGGAAGCCCGCTTTCCGGTAGCTGTTGATCATGTCTCTGTCAAGGTGGAAGAAACAGATCTGGAAGAAAAAAGCGCCGCCATTCGCTCGATTGAAATACGGGGGCGGATTGGCGAGCCGGCATGGACACCGGTGCGAGCGGAATCGGCCATGCAACCCGTTCAGATCCAGATTTCCGAAACGTTTTCCGAAGATATCCGAAGCCATCCGTCAAATTCTTCCTCATCGGCGGCAAGCCGCGAGGTGGAACGCAAGCTGAAGGAATGGCTGGCAGGAAATTATCAACTGGATGCCGATCACATCTTCATTTCTCTGGATGGGTAAGGGGGTGATGAGATGGAGCAACCGTCGAAACCGGAAAAAGGGAAACTGAGCAAAATCCAGTGGCTGTGGATTATCGGCGGGGTTGGTGTCGCCCTGATTATTTTGAGCTCTTTTTTCCAGGTGGAACGCCATGTCCCTCCGTCAGAAGGGCCGGATCTTCCGCAAGCGTCACCCGTCGCTGTTTCGGAACCCAAGCAGTCATCTGTTGATGAAATGGAGAGAAAGTATGAAGAAGAGTTGAAAAAGATGTTGGAGGAGGTGGTGGGAACGGGCCGGGTATCCGTAATGGTCAATTTGGATTCGACCGAAGAATTGGTCGTTGAAAAAAACGTTCAGGACAGGCGGCAAAAGACGGAAGAAAAGGATCGCCAGGGGGCGACCAGGCAGGTAGAGGAGGACAGCGTCAACCGGCAAGTGGTGGTTTATCGGCAGGACAATGAAGAAAAGCCGTTGGTATTGATGCAAAAGCGTCCCAAAGTCAGAGGTGTACTGATAATTGCCGAAGGGGCGGAAAACCCGCAGCTCAAAGCGTGGATTCTGGAAGCGGTCCAACGGGGATTGAACGTGCCCCCGCATCGGGTGGCGATTCTTCCGCGAAAAAACGCTTCTTGAAGTGAAGATAATCCTTTTATTCCTATTTTCCTAAATGATCAAAGGGAGTGATCCATGATGCCGAAAAAACAGACCATTTGGTTGATCTCTTTGTTGGGTTTGATGGTGCTTCTCTCCGCTTATTATTTGCTGACCGAACCGGTTGACTTGGCTGAACCGGCCGATGCGCCGAAAAAGGATGCGCAAACGCAAGGACAACAAGCGGCAGGTGAACAGCCGGAGGGAAAAACAGAAGAGCCGTTGGTCGATCTGAAGGCAGCCCCTGTCAGTTTTGAAAAAAATGCTCTGAATGACTTTTTCTACGAATACCGCATGCAGCGGAACATTCGGCGAGAGGAGCAGATTGAACGTCTGCTGAACATTGTAAGCAACACCGAAGCGACGAACGAGGCGATCGCAGACGCCAATCGCCAGTTGAAAGAGCTGTATGCCATCGAGGACAAACAGTATGCCACGGAAGAGATGATTAAACTGGAGGGATATGATGATGTCGTGGTGATTCCCGGTGACGGCAAAGTGAATGTGATCGTCAAGGCGGATCAATTGACCCCCGAACAGGCGCTGAAGATCATGAACATTGTCTCGCAAAACATGAACGTTTCCGCCGCCAATGTGGTTGTGAAGTTCAAAAGCTAGCCCGACGGATGAAACCTCCGGGATCCGAATGCCATCGGTTTTCGGGGGTTTCAATTTTTTTGCCGGATTGGCCAATGGAAATCGTGATGTGATATAATGGGTCATGTCCAAAGGAAGAAGGAGCCAAATCGGAAAAATGAGCCGTATCGGAAAAGCGTTCATATGGCGAAAAATGAAACGGAGAGGATGTAGGACATGAGACTGCATGAGCTGAAGGATTTGATACGTGTCATTGACCAATCCTCTATACAGGAGTTCGAATTGGAACAGGACGGTGTCAGGGTTGTCTTGAAAAAGGCCGTCTCCGCGGCTGTGGCGCCGGTGAGCCGGCCGGAGGCCGTCGCCGTCAAGGAGGAGGCGGTATTGCCCCAGCCCGTGCAAAAAACCGCCGAACCGGTCGCCGAGCAGCCTAAACCAGAGCCTAAACCGGCTCAACCGGCGGTGGCAGAGAACGCCGAAGCGGACGCCAATTTGCATCAGATTGTCTCGCCGATGGTCGGGACGTTCTACCGCGCGCCTGCGCCAGATGCGCCTCCTTATGTCGAAGTGGGCGATCAAGTGAATGAAAAAACCGTTGTGTGTATCGTCGAAGCCATGAAACTGATGAATGAAATCGAGGCTGAAGTGTCGGGTGAGATTGTCGCGATTCATGCTGAGAATGGTCAACTGGTGGAATATGGCCAGCCCTTGTTCACGGTGAAAGTGAAATAGAAAGCGGGGAAGGCAGGATGTTTCGCAAAGTATTGATTGCCAATCGAGGTGAAATTGCGGTTCGCATTATACGTGCTTGCCGTGAATTGGGTATTCAAACCGTGGCCGTTTTTTCCGAGGCCGACAAAGAGGCGCTCCACGTGCGTCTGGCGGATGAAGCTTATTGCATCGGGCCTGCCATGGCCAGAGACAGCTACCTGAACTTTACGAATCTGATGAGTGTGGCCACGCTGACCGGGGCAGACGCCATTCATCCGGGATATGGTTTTTTGGCGGAAAACGCGGATTTCGCCGATATTTGCGCAGCTTGCGGGATCACGTTTATCGGTCCGAAACCAGATGCGATCACGAAGATGGGCGCCAAAGCGGTGGCCAAGGAAACGATGAAGGCTGCCGGTGTTCCCGTTTTGCCTGGGACCGATGGCGTGATCCAGGATCTGCAAGAGGCGCTGGATGTCGCTGAGGAAATCGGTTATCCTGTGATCATCAAGGCAACCGCGGGGGGCGGCGGACGGGGGATGCGGATTGCCCGCGATCCCGAAGAGTTGAAAAAAGGCGTGCAAACCGCGCGCATGGAGGCAGAAACGGCCTTCGGCAATCCCGGGGTGTATATTGAAAAATTTTTGGAATCCCCTCGACACATTGAAATCCAGATCATGGCGGATCAGCATGGAAACGTCGTATACCTCGGAGAGCGGGACTGTTCCATTCAGCGCCGGCACCAAAAACTGATTGAAGAGGCGCCTTCGCCGGCCATGACGCCGGAGCTTCGAAAAGCGATGGGAGAGGCGGCGGTCAAGGCGGCGCAAGCCGTCGATTATGTCGGTGCGGGCACGGTTGAGTTTCTCTATCAGGACGGGCATTTTTATTTTATGGAGATGAACACCCGCATCCAGGTGGAACACCCCGTGACGGAGTGGATCACTGGCGTTGACCTGGTCAAGGAACAAATCCTGGTTGCCCAGGGTGAGCCGCTGTCTTTCTCACAAGAGGAGGTGGCGCTCGAGGGCTGGGCGATTGAATGCCGGATCAACGCGGAGGATCCCGGGCAAAATTTCCGTCCGTCACCCGGCGTGATTCGGGAATATCTTCCCCCTGGCGGCATCGGTGTGCGTGTGGACAGCGCGGTTTTCCCGGGTTACCGGATTCCTCCTTACTACGATTCCATGATCGCCAAGGTGATCACCTGGGGCAGAACGAGGGAAGAAGCCATTGCCAGGATGCGAAGGGCCCTGGAGGAATTTGTCATCGAGGGGGTAGAGACGACGATTCCCTTTCACCTGCAAGTGTTGAACCATCCCAAGTTCCTCGCAGGAGACATCAACACCAAGTTTTTGGAGCTGTATCCGATCACTGTAAAATAAACCGGTTTCCATAGTTCCTTAGATTAACGAAAAGGAGCACAAAAGATGGAGGCATATGTTCCAGACTATGTAAAATCGGAGTTGGGCTCAATCGAAATCGATTCCAATGTGGTGCGGATTATTGCCGCGCTCGCCTGTCTGGAGGTCCCCGGCGTGGTGGCGATGAGTGGCGGCGGGGGCTGGATGGAAGATATTGCCGACTGGTTCAGCAAAAACCTCTCAAAAGGGGTGACGGTCACCATGGATCAGTCCAACGTCTCGATTGATTTGCGCGTGGTGGCTGAGTACGGCAAACCGTTGAACCAGATCGGGCGAAACATCCAGGACAATGTCCGCTACACGGTGGAATCGATGACCGGCCTGCACGTGGATGCCGTGAACGTGTTTATTGTGGATGTGGATTTTGTAAGCGGCGCTGAAACGAAATGAGGTTGTCTGGACATGAAGCATTGGTTTGATCGGCTGCTGGTGGCATTAGGTGGCCTGATGTTGATGGCTTTGGCGATTGGGTCAGCACTGTGGCTGTTGAAAGGGGTCTGGTCCGAACTGTTCATCGCCCGGCTAGCCGATTTGCGGCAGACCGAGAGCAGCTACTGGGTGATGTGGGTCCTGGCCTTCTTTATCCTGTTGGTAGGTGCGCGCCTGGTATGGCTGGCTTTTCGCCGTCCCCAGCGTATGGGCAGCGTTTTTCAAGTCAATGAGCTGGGTTCGCTTGCCATTGCGCGCGAAGCCATTGAAAATTTGGTACAGCAGGCGCTTTCCCAGATGCGGGGGGTATACACCCAGGAACTGCGCGTAAAGACGAATGAGCTGGGTGAACTGCAAATTTCCATTGTCCTGAATGCCGACGGAGAACGAGATTTTCCCGGACTGGTGGAAGACGTACAGAGCCGGGTAAAATATCGTGTGGAAGAGATTACTGGTGTCAGCGTCCGTGACGTGCATGTCACGATCCGGCAGATCCAATCCAAGCTTCCCTCGCCAGTAGCGAAACCAAGGGTGGAATAAGCGTGAAAGAGCTTTTTGCAGAGTTATGGCACCAGCATCGCGGAAAATTGCTGGGGACACTGTTCGGTTTCTGGCTTGGCGTGTTGTTTTTGCTGGTCGGGTTTTGGCGAATGCTCATCGTCGCCTTGTTGATCTTGTGCGGGTATTATCTCGGTAAAAAGGTGGATGAAAAGGAGCCTTTGCGGGATGTCTTAACCCGTATCCTGCCAGATCATTTTTTTCGCAACGATTCGTAACAAGTCACCAAATCGGGGTGACTTCTTTCTCTTTTAGGGGGTGAGCTTGTTGCCCATTCCGAGGCGATTGGCACGGGAAAAAGCGCTGCAGGCTTTATATCAGATAGACTTGACGGGCGCCACGCCGGAAAAGGCCCTGGAGGCCCTCTTTCCGGACGCGAAAATACCTGATGAAGTGGACGATTTTGTCGTTTCGCTCGTTTATGGGACGCAGCAGCACCAGGAAAATCTGGATCAATGCATCCGGCCCTATCTTAGGGGGTGGACACTGGAACGATTGAGTGTGATTGATCGGAACATCTTGCGGATGGCCTTGTTTGAAATGATGCACATCGGGACGCCGTTTTCCGTCGTGATGGATGAAGCGGTGGAGCTGGCCAAACGTTTCAGTACCGACGAGGGCCGGCGTTTTGTCAACGGGGTTTTGTCGGCGGTGAGCCGGGACATGGAAAAGGATTCCGCGTCGCCTGGAGATGGTGGAGTCTGAAGGGTGAGGCATACGAGATGTCTGTATTGGGAATTGATACCAGTAACTACCGCACCTCCATCTGCCTGATGGACGAAAACGGGCGTGTGCTTTTGGACCGGCGGAAGTTGCTACAGGTAAAGCCGGGAGAGCGTGGCTTGCAACAATCGGCTGCAGTTTTTCAGCATGTGCAACATCTTCCGGAGTTGCTTGAAGAATCCGGCCTTCCGCCGGGGCGCTTGCAGGCGATCGCTGTCAGCGCGGCACCGCGTCCTGTTCCCGGTTCGTACATGCCCGTCTTTCAAGTTGGACTGAGCTATGCCCGATGGTTGGCCCGCTTCCTGAATGTCCCCTGTTTTCTGACAACGCACCAGGAGGGGCATCTGGCGGCAGGCGTTTGGTCGCTGGGCGATACGGGACAAAGGTTGAACCAGGTTTCAGCTTTTACGGCGGTGCATTTGTCGGGGGGCACCAGTGAAATCTTGGCGGTCGAGCCGCGTCCAACCGGCTACAAGGTTGAGGCCATCGGCGGTTCGACAGATCTTTATGCCGGGCAGCTGATTGACCGGGTGGGTGTGGCATTGGGGCTCCCTTTTCCAGCCGGTCCTGCATTGGAACAACTGGCCAACAACGGAGAGGAAAGCGGATTGCGCATTCCTTCCGCCGTCAAGGGGACATGGTTCAGTTTTTCCGGTCCTGAAACGCAGGCGCTGCGCTGGATAGCAACGGGCGCGCCGCCTTCCGCGATCGCGCGCGCAGTGGAGGTTTGTGTGGCCAACACGCTGGAAAAGGCGCTTCGCAACGCTTTTGCGGCCGGCTATCCAAAAGAGGTGTTGTGGGTTGGCGGTGTGGTGGCGAACAGCTGGATTAGGAACCGGCTGAAACAGCGGCTTGAGCATCCGGCGGTCGGCGCCAGGTGTTATTTCAGTGCACCCGAGTACAGCGGCGACAACGCCTGCGGGGTTGCGCTGATCGGGTGGAAACAGCTATGCGTACATCAGTAAGACCTGGAAAGGAGAATACGATGGCGGCACAAGTGATCGACGGCAAGACGATAGCCAAGCAAATCAGGGATGAGGTGAAACAAACGGTTGAACATTGGCGCCGGGAACAGTTCGTCCCCGGATTGGCGGTTGTTCTCGTCGGCGATGATCCCGCTTCCGCCACCTACGTCAGGAACAAGGAGAAAGCCTGTCAAGAGGCGGGTATCTACTCGGAAGTGCATCGCCTGGACGCCTCCATCAGCGAAGACGAGCTCTTGCGATTGGTTCATACCCTCAATCACAGGCCGGACATTCACGGCATTCTGGTCCAATTGCCGCTTCCGGAACATATCCGTTCGGAGCGGATCCTGGACGCTGTCGATCCGTCCAAAGATGTCGACGGTTTTCATCCCGTCAACGCGGGGAAATTGCTGGTCGGCAAACCAGGCATCTTTCCTTGCACTCCTCTCGGCGTGATCGAACTGCTCAAACGGCAGAATGTCCCCATTGCCGGCCGACATGCCGTCGTGGTGGGACGGAGCAACATCGTCGGCAAACCGGCGGCGTTGTTGTTGTTGCGTGAGCATGCCACAGTCTCTGTCTGCCATTCGCGAACTCCCGAACTGTCTGCGATCACGAGACAGGCAGATATTCTCGTCTGTGCGGTGGGACAGCCGGAGCTGATTCGGGGGGAGATGATCAAGCCGGGCGCTTGTGTGATTGATGTGGGGATCAATCGTACGCCGGACGGCAAACTGGTCGGCGATGTCTGTTTTTCCGAAGCGGTTCATGTTGCGGGCCAGATTACGCCTGTCCCGGGCGGCGTCGGTCCGATGACGATTGCCATGCTGTTGAAAAACACCCTGGCCTGCGCGCAGTTGCAGCGGTCATCGGTGTGAAGCGTGTATCTGCGCGCTGATTGAGGAGAGGGAGATGAATCTGAACCAGCAGACGTACACCATCAGTGAACTGACCCGCATGATCCGCGAGCGGATTGACCAGGATCAGCGACTGCAAGATATCTGGATCAAAGGGGAAATCTCCAATTTCACCCATCACCGGCGAGGGCACATGTATTTTACGCTGAAAGACGCTTCCAGCAAGATCAAGGCGGTCATGTTCGCCAGCCATAACCGCTCCCTGGCTTTCCAGCCGGAGGATGGAATGAATGTTCTGGCCAGGGGATATGTCAGTGTTTATGAACGGGACGGCCAATACCAGTTTTACGTGCTGGAAATGCAGCCGGATGGTGTTGGCAGCCTGTTTCTGGCCTTTGAGCAGTTGAAAAAACGCCTGGAATCGGAAGGCCTCTTTTCACCCGCGCGAAAAAAACCGTTGCCCCCGTATCCCCGCGTGATCGGCGTGATCACCTCCCTGTCGGGCGCGGCCATCCGGGACATTTTGACGACTATCCAGCGACGCTATCCAATCGTTCGCGTCATCATCGCTCCGGTGGAGGTGCAAGGTTCGCGTGCCGTCCCTTCCATTGTCCATGCGATTCAAATGATGAATCAGCAGAAGGAGGCAGATGTCTTAATCGTCGGCCGGGGAGGCGGTTCGATCGAGGAGCTTTGGGCGTTCAACGAAGAGGCCGTTGCCCGCGCCATTTATGCCTCGGAGATCCCGATCATTTCCGCAGTCGGTCACGAGACGGACGTGACCATTGCCGATTTTGTGGCCGATGTGCGGGCAGCCACGCCGACAGCAGCGGCTGAGCTGGCCGTCCCATTATACAGCGAACTGGTGGAACGGATCGGCCAGCTGAGGGCCCGGCTCAAGCGAGTGATCAGCGCCCGGTTGCAGCAGGAGGAGGCCCGGCTGAAGCGAATTTGCCAGTACAGCGTCTTCAGGCGGCCGGAAGGCCTCCTGTTGAGGCAGGAGCAACGATTGGATCATTTGGTCGATCGGCTTCGTTTTTCCCTGCATAGCCGCTTGAACGCATCCGCCTCCGCCCTGCAAGCCTTGCGGCATCGAATGGAAAAAATCCACCCGGGGCACCGCCTGAATCAAGAAATGGAGCGGCTCCGTTACCTTCAGTACCGGTTGAACAAAGGAATGGAAGCGACATTCGAACACAGGCGCCACCGGTTATCCCTGACCCTGCGCCATTTGGACGCCTTGAGCCCGCTCAAAGTGATGCAACGCGGGTATGCACTGGTCCGCTCCGAGGACGGACAGCTGGTTCTTACCACAGAACAAGTGGCGCTCGGCGATTTGGTTCAGGTCCAGTTGCGTGACGGACAACTGGATTGTCAGGTGTACCGCATTGATAACAAACAGTTTCCATCTGTTTATGACACAGAAATGGGAGAAAATGGAGGTGAGCCGGGCCATGAACGAGGCAAATCTGAACGATTTGGCAGAACTTCCTTTTGACGAGGCGATCAAGCGGCTGGAAGAGGTTGTCGAAAAACTGGAACAGGGGGAAATTCCCCTGGAGCAGTCCATTCAGCTGTTCCAGGAAGGGATGTTGCTCGCCCGTTTGTGCAGCAAGAAGCTTGAGGATGTGGGACGAAAAATTGAAGTCCTTGTCAAGGAAAATGATGAATGGCGAAGCAGGCCGTATGGCGAGGAGGAATCTGTTTGAATCTTGAAGAGTATCTGCAACAACGGGTTACGGCCGTCAACCAACATATAGCCGTGCTTTGCAGCGAGGATGGTCCGCTGTCGGAAGTGCCCCCGCGCCTCAGAGAGGCGATGGCTTATTCCTTGATGGCGGGCGGGAAACGGATACGGCCCGTTTTGGTGCTGGCGGCGGCCGAATCTTTGGATGCGACTTGGGAAAAATTGGTTCCCATTGCCGTGGCCGTGGAACTGATCCACACCTATTCCCTGATTCACGACGATCTTCCGGCCATGGACGATGATGACTTCCGGCGTGGCCGCCCAACCAATCACAAAGTGTTTGGAGAGGCCATGGCGATTCTGGCGGGAGATGCCCTCCTGACGCATGCTTTCACGCTCATTGCGCGTACAGGATTGGCGGAGGGATTTGACTCAAAGGTAGTGCTTCGGGTGATCCTGGAATTGTCTGAGGCGGCTGGACCGGCTGGCATGGTGGGAGGGCAAGTCATGGATTTGTCTGCCGCCGATCCTGCTGCCGATTATTCCGGCCAGCCGGCAGTTGAGATTGCAAGTTATCTG is part of the Bacillus thermozeamaize genome and harbors:
- a CDS encoding stage III sporulation protein AA, which produces MTEAHTPFSWLAVFPAHLKELFAGLPEQHLAGLEEIRLRIGKPVELILRSQSLFLTPKGEVSRWLSAGYRFTVEDGAKMLNVLSNHSLYTMEEELRRGYVTLQGGHRVGISGKVILERGEVKGIRDISSFNLRIAREVVGAANGIMPFLWNHHRQEIFHTLIISPPQCGKTTLLRDVARQVSYGNSPLPRGYKVGIVDERSEIAGSLRGVPQKDVGPRTDVLDGCPKAEGMMMLIRSMSPEVLVVDEIGGQTDTRALMEAVHAGVKVITTAHGWDYADILRRPSLAPLLSQWAFERVVILSREKGPGTVQAVLDKEGQPVAPGGNRT
- a CDS encoding stage III sporulation protein AB translates to MKWMGMILILFSATALGFYYSRRFAERPQQLRHLQAAFEMLETDVLYRLERLSDSFYRIGSTIPKPIGPLFHIAAEELDRSDGLPTEQCWERALRRIWPETSLKEKEQEVLLQFGHSLGNSDRESQVKHIRALLRHLQVEEELAREEQLKYEKMSRTLGFLGGLFVVILLF
- a CDS encoding stage III sporulation protein AC encodes the protein MSFDVSAIFQVAGIGLIMAMIHTILKQAGKEEYAFWAGIIGFVVVLLMVAKMISDLFQEIQRVFLFY
- a CDS encoding stage III sporulation protein AD, which encodes MDIIHIVGIGLMTTVLAVILREQKPQFAFLLVTIVGLFIFLFLLDKIVQIIDLVRQLAQRTELNNIFLETILKIIGIAYIAEFGAQIARDAGENGIGSKIELAGKVLILVMAIPIISIIVETVLKLLPI
- a CDS encoding stage III sporulation protein AE, whose translation is MNPLKKARTWFLLAVFFMISPSVCAAATAGEPPTEPPVSESNEYLKQQLAALPTNDVEAFWQRLRQEYGGFLPILETPSLMEQFLPGGAGLNLQSVWQGLLAFFFQEIRQNAHLLGMIVVLTVFAMILGSIQSSFEHQTVSTVAYAIVFLSLIVLVINSFRVAMDLAAKTISTMVDLMLALVPLLLSLLLSLGNLASASIFHPLILFMVHVIGNLIATLVLPLIFLAGVMNVVSGFTGRYQVSQLADLLNKLSLGALGVLTTLFLSVISLQGLTASVADGVTLRTAKFIAGNFVPVVGKLFADAADTVVAASLLVKNAIGMAGVLTLLFICIFPAMKILILSLIYSFAGAVMQPLGESPVTTCLSLVGKSLILMFAAMAIVALMFFLAITVVIVAGNVTLMMR
- a CDS encoding stage III sporulation protein AG produces the protein MEQPSKPEKGKLSKIQWLWIIGGVGVALIILSSFFQVERHVPPSEGPDLPQASPVAVSEPKQSSVDEMERKYEEELKKMLEEVVGTGRVSVMVNLDSTEELVVEKNVQDRRQKTEEKDRQGATRQVEEDSVNRQVVVYRQDNEEKPLVLMQKRPKVRGVLIIAEGAENPQLKAWILEAVQRGLNVPPHRVAILPRKNAS
- a CDS encoding acetyl-CoA carboxylase, biotin carboxyl carrier protein → MRLHELKDLIRVIDQSSIQEFELEQDGVRVVLKKAVSAAVAPVSRPEAVAVKEEAVLPQPVQKTAEPVAEQPKPEPKPAQPAVAENAEADANLHQIVSPMVGTFYRAPAPDAPPYVEVGDQVNEKTVVCIVEAMKLMNEIEAEVSGEIVAIHAENGQLVEYGQPLFTVKVK
- a CDS encoding acetyl-CoA carboxylase biotin carboxylase subunit; protein product: MFRKVLIANRGEIAVRIIRACRELGIQTVAVFSEADKEALHVRLADEAYCIGPAMARDSYLNFTNLMSVATLTGADAIHPGYGFLAENADFADICAACGITFIGPKPDAITKMGAKAVAKETMKAAGVPVLPGTDGVIQDLQEALDVAEEIGYPVIIKATAGGGGRGMRIARDPEELKKGVQTARMEAETAFGNPGVYIEKFLESPRHIEIQIMADQHGNVVYLGERDCSIQRRHQKLIEEAPSPAMTPELRKAMGEAAVKAAQAVDYVGAGTVEFLYQDGHFYFMEMNTRIQVEHPVTEWITGVDLVKEQILVAQGEPLSFSQEEVALEGWAIECRINAEDPGQNFRPSPGVIREYLPPGGIGVRVDSAVFPGYRIPPYYDSMIAKVITWGRTREEAIARMRRALEEFVIEGVETTIPFHLQVLNHPKFLAGDINTKFLELYPITVK
- a CDS encoding transcription antitermination factor NusB, which codes for MPRRLAREKALQALYQIDLTGATPEKALEALFPDAKIPDEVDDFVVSLVYGTQQHQENLDQCIRPYLRGWTLERLSVIDRNILRMALFEMMHIGTPFSVVMDEAVELAKRFSTDEGRRFVNGVLSAVSRDMEKDSASPGDGGV
- a CDS encoding O-sialoglycoprotein endopeptidase, coding for MSVLGIDTSNYRTSICLMDENGRVLLDRRKLLQVKPGERGLQQSAAVFQHVQHLPELLEESGLPPGRLQAIAVSAAPRPVPGSYMPVFQVGLSYARWLARFLNVPCFLTTHQEGHLAAGVWSLGDTGQRLNQVSAFTAVHLSGGTSEILAVEPRPTGYKVEAIGGSTDLYAGQLIDRVGVALGLPFPAGPALEQLANNGEESGLRIPSAVKGTWFSFSGPETQALRWIATGAPPSAIARAVEVCVANTLEKALRNAFAAGYPKEVLWVGGVVANSWIRNRLKQRLEHPAVGARCYFSAPEYSGDNACGVALIGWKQLCVHQ